From a single Rhodococcus qingshengii JCM 15477 genomic region:
- a CDS encoding DUF3618 domain-containing protein codes for MPRDTESIEREIEKARNQLASTLDELTVRTNPKRLVENTKKTVLAKLNEPAVKYALIAVGSVVGILVVRKIIR; via the coding sequence GTGCCCAGGGACACCGAGAGCATCGAACGCGAGATCGAGAAGGCGCGTAACCAGCTCGCGAGCACACTCGACGAACTGACGGTCCGCACCAACCCGAAGCGGCTGGTCGAGAACACCAAGAAGACGGTGCTCGCCAAGCTCAACGAGCCGGCAGTGAAGTACGCGCTGATCGCAGTCGGTTCAGTGGTGGGAATACTCGTGGTCCGGAAGATCATTCGCTGA